From the Polaribacter tangerinus genome, the window TGCATCCATTGCTAGAGATGGGCTTCCATCAGAATCCCAAGCCCCCTTACCATAAGAAGCCCAATTATTATGTGCAATTGGCTCCCAATAAAAAACGCCTAAACCCTTAGCTTGTTTAGTTTTTTCGATAATATATGTTAAAAACTGAAATGCCTTTGCTGGTTTATCTGAAGAAAAACCAACCTCAGCTATCATTACTTCTTTATTAAATCTTGTTTTCATATCTAACATATTGGCATAAGAATTCTCTACTTTTATCTGCCAATTATCTTCATCAGGATATAAAGACATCGCAATTACATCAAAATTAGCCCCATTATCTATTAAACCTCCAATATTCCATTTATATAGCTCGTTATCATCTGCATTTGCAAGATGAACTACAGTTTTAATTGTAGCATTAAAACTCTTAACAGCACTAGAACCTGCATTTATAAACCTTGCATAATTCTCAAAACCGTTTGTAGAGGCTTTGCCTGTTTCCCATAAAAACCCATTATTTGTCTCATTTCCAATTTGTACCCATTTAGGTATAATTCCCTCATTTCCGAGAGCATTTAAAATATCAGAGGTATGTTTTCGTATAGCATCTTCTAACTCATCAACAGACTTATCCTTCCATGCAGTAGGTTTATGTTGTTTTCCAGGATCTGCCCAATAATCGCTATAATGGACACTTAAAAGTATATCCATATTATTAACTTGAGCTAACTTTGCCTTTATTAAAACATCTTCTATATCGCACCAACCGTTGGCATCTGTCACCTCAGGATTTACCCAAACTCTTAAACGAATAGCATTTAATTGATATTCTTTTAACAATGGTAATAGCTCTTTGGTGGTGCCTGAATTATCTTTCCAACTATATCCGTTCGCTTCCATCTCTGTCATCCAACTTACATCTGCTCCCTTTGCCAATATATTTTTGCTAAAAGTAAATCCGCTAGTATCTCTTAGTATAATTGGCGGAGTATTCGAATAATTAGCTATTGCTACAGGAGACCATGTACCACTTTTGTACAAAATTGCTTTTACTTGATAATAATAACCAGTTGGTAAATTTTCTGATAATTGATGGTAGCTTGAAATAAACAATGTAACTGTTTGTTGGTTATTTAATCCTGAAACTTGACTGTTTAAAGTTACTTCTGAAATAGTTTTAACATAAGAATTCTGTGAATTCAGAATCTCTAAGGCTACATATATAGTATTGTCATTTGTATTATTCTTGATAGAGTATTTAAAATTTACTTGTAAAGTTGCTCCTAATAGTGGGTTTACTTCTAGTGGATTTTCTGAAAAAGATGTTATTTCTATAGATTGAGCATGAGAATTACCAATTGTTAATGAACAAAAAATAATCCAAACATAGGTATTTAAAGAAGTTAAAATATTTTGTAAAATCATAATTAATCTAACTTAATTAGCAAACTATCTCTTTCAAGATTTTCTGATGAAGCATAAATTTTAAGGTTCTTATTTGTTGGGTTCACCTTTAATAAAACGCTAGCAATTCCGGCCTCTGCTTTTATCGGATTATCTCCAATAAGAGTTGCATCTCCAGATACCCAAAAGGTAATTTTATCTGTAGCTTCTGGGTGATAAGTTCCATCTGAATCAGTTATTTTAGCATACACAAAAACAACATCATTGTTATTTTTTTGTAGAGGAATACCAGACTCATCAATAGATAGCTTAATTTTAGTAGCTTTCTTAGGTGTTTTTCTCACAAATTCTTTTACCTTTTCACCATTAAGATACCCTTTTGCTACAAGTGTACCCGGTGAGTATGGTATATTTTTAAACGTAAAAGGTGGGTATGTTAAATTTTTTGATATTAAATTATCATCTGGTTTTTGAGTTCTTATTAAGGTATCATTTAACCACAAAGACACTTCACTACAATTACTATAAACTTTTACTGTATTAAATTTTGGATTGTTCCAGTAGTTTGCAATGTAAAGTTCTGCAGCATCTCTTTCAAAGTCATTTTGACTCTTATAAAAATAATAAGAAAATTTTGGTAATCGAAAAATATCCATAATTCCAGAACTCTCAATATCTGGTGCATACCCCCTATTGTAATCAAACATTAGCCAATTGGCATCTCCGGCAGCAGTGTTTAACAAATTATCGTTATGAGATTCTTGATAATTTAATGCTTGCTGCGCCAACCTAACCTGTCCATCTCCCCGCAACTGTCTAGAAGTTCTCTCGTTGGCCTTTAAATTGCTATAACTTGTTTGATTAAAACCTGCATTTTGAGCATAATATTCCCAATCTCCATATTCAGCTATTAAAAGTGGTTTTCTACTTTTATACCCTTTCCAATAGTTTGGTGCTTTAGCGTGTTGCCTTGCAGGAATAAAAACATCATAACCATATTCCATCCAACCACAACTATACGTTTGGTTTCCCGGAAACTCCTCATGTACAATAGCATTCGCTTTATCAATAAATGTATGTGTCATAGCAGATTCATTTAAGGAGGCTTCCCACAAAATTACAGAGGGATGATTCCGATCTCTACGAATCATCTGTCGGACATCTGAAAAACAATTTTCTTGAAAAACAGTATCTCCAAAAAATTGCCAACCTGGTATGGCATCCATCACCAATAAACCTAGAGAGTTACAAGCATTCATAAAAGATTCAGAATGTGGGTAATGTGACAATCTTACAAAATTAAAACCCGCTTTTTTAATTTTAAATGCGTCTCTATATTGTGCATTGTCTGAAATTGCATATCCTAAATATGGGTATTCTTGATGGCGGTTAGTTCCTCTAATTTTATATTTTTTACCATTTAAGATAAAACCTTCACTCGTAAATTTTATGGTTCGAATACCAAATGTTTCATCCGAATAATCATACCTGTTTTTAGTATTAAAAACAGTTGCTTTAATGGTATATAAAGCAGGATTTTCTGGAGACCATAAATTCGGATTTTCAATTTTTAAAGTATCACTAAAAACAAACTGCAATTGTTTGTTAATACGATACGTTTTAGTGGTAAAATCTTTAATTTTAAATGTATCACTTTTTCTAAAAATCTCATACCTTACAGCTACTTTTTCAGCATTATTAGTACCGTTTAAAACTGTTGATGTAACAGAGATAGTAGCTTCTTTTTCACTGGCAGAAATTGTATTTATAAAAACACCACCAGCGCCAATAATATCAGATTCAATTGCATGAGTAATGTGAAGTTTGTTCTTAATAATAAGATGTACAGAACGATAAATACCGCTATAAATATTAAAGTCGAGCTCCTTAATTGGTTTTCCTGGCGGAATTTGAGAATTATCTTTATTGGTAAGTCTTATTACAATTTCGTTTTCCTGTCCAAATAAAATTACCGAGGAAATAGGAATGTAAAAAGGTAAATAACCACCTTTATGAGTGGTTAGTTTCTTATTGTTTAACCAAACCTCTGCAACTTGCATTGCCGCTTCAAAGTAAAGTGAAACATGTTTATTTTTATAATTATCGTTTACCGTAAATTTCTTACGATACCAGCTTACACCTTGCCATTGGTCTTTTTCTATAACCTTAGGTTCTAAAGAAACTGTATGGGGTATTGTTACTTTTTGCCATTCTCTTGGCTGCTTATTTAAATTGCTAAAAATAGTATCCTGTAAATTATCAACTTTAAAAAACTCCCAATCAGAATTAAAATTTAGCTTTTTTGGCACAAAATAATCAGACTCTGTAGAATCACAACCAAGAAACGATACTATTAATAATGTTAAAAAAAAGGGTTTTCTATGTATTGCTATTTCGTTTTTCATAAAGGCAATTTTTAATAATAGTAATACCAATTAAATATTCTAGCCTTAAAAATACACATTTGAACTCATAAAAAATTATAGTCGATAAAAGTTTATAAACAAAAAGGTCTTTAAATATTTAAAGACCTTTTTAATGCAGAAAGGAAGGGATTCGAACCCTCGATACGTTGCCGTATACACACTTTCCAGGCGTGCGCCTTCGACCACTCGGCCACCTTTCTATTTAAGTTAAATACAATTCTATTAAACCTTCTGGGGTTTCTACAGAAATTGTTTTGTGAGTTCTATCTACTTTTTTGATAAAGTTATCTACCATCGGAATAAAAATTTCGTTACCATCTCTATCAATTTCAAACAGTGGTTGTGCAGCTTTGTCGTTTATATGAACAATAGTTCCTACCTCTCCAAATTTAGCGTCTATTACTTTAAAACCAATAACTTCGTGATAATAAAACTTATCTCCCGTTAATTTAGGTAGCATTTCTAGCGGTAAGTAAACACCGCATTTTAAAATTGAATCTGCCTCTTCCTCAGAATACACATCTTCAAACTGAACTCGTAATTGGTTCCCTTTGTGCAGGGAACTTTTTTCAATAAAAAATGGAACCAAGTCTGCGCCAAATTCAACGTAAACTGATTCCATTTCTGTATACAACTCAGGTTCATCGGTGTCTAATTTAACAACAACTTCCCCTTTAAAACTATATTTTGTAACGATTTTGCCTAAATAAAAACAATCTTCTTTACGCATTTCGCAACAATTTATGTTTTATTCTGCTGCCTTTTCTTGTGCCTCATCAATAGTTTCAGGAGCCTCTTCAGCTGCTGCTTCTACTTCTGGTGCTGCTTCTTCTGCAACCTCTTCCACAACTGGTTTTGCTGCTTCAATTCTTGCTTCATTTACTGCTTTTTCTGCGGCCAATGCTGCTGCTTTAGCATCAGATTGTGCTTTTGTTAAACCAGCTTCTTTGTCAGAAATTTTTGCAGCCTTTTCTTCTAACCAAGCAGCAAATTTAGCATCTGCTTGCTCTTGTGTTAAAGCTCCTTTTCTAACGCCACCTGCTAAATGATTCTTTAACATAGCACCTTTGTAAGATAAAATGTTTTTTGCAGTTGGTGTAGGTTGTGCACCATTTTGTAACCATTTTACAGCCGAATCAACATCTAAGTTGATTTCTGCAGGGTTTACATTAGGATTGTAAGTACCTATTTTTTCTAAGTATTTACCATCTCTTTTTGCACGTGCATCAGCGGCAACAACCCAATAGAATGGTTTCCCTTTTTTACCGTGTCTTTGTAATCTAATTTTTACAGACATAATTTGTTAATTTATTGAGGTTCTCGACCTCGGTTATTAATATTCTTACTATCTCGTAGTAAGTGCGCGCAAAAATACAAAACCTTTTTAAACTAAAACGCTAATATTTAATATTTTTTTTTGGCGTTCGAGCAGGCTATCACTACTCGCTTTCCGCCTCAAAAAGCGTAAGAGCTCAAACAAACCGTTCTATCCTTAACGCACAAACTAGTCTTTAAAAGTCAATTTGTTACAAAATAATTACACTATAATAGGTATCAATAAAAAAATGTACTTTCTAAAAATTGCTTCACTAAAAAATAAGTCTTTGATTATAGTCGAGAGTCAAAACACCCATCAAAAACAATAGAACTCGAAAAAATAATGTAAATTTACCTAAACTAACATTTTAAATATTTAAGGGAATTCTAATTGTTTTTTTGCAGCCACAAAAGCCAACACAGAAAAACCAAAA encodes:
- a CDS encoding glycosyl hydrolase 53 family protein, translating into MILQNILTSLNTYVWIIFCSLTIGNSHAQSIEITSFSENPLEVNPLLGATLQVNFKYSIKNNTNDNTIYVALEILNSQNSYVKTISEVTLNSQVSGLNNQQTVTLFISSYHQLSENLPTGYYYQVKAILYKSGTWSPVAIANYSNTPPIILRDTSGFTFSKNILAKGADVSWMTEMEANGYSWKDNSGTTKELLPLLKEYQLNAIRLRVWVNPEVTDANGWCDIEDVLIKAKLAQVNNMDILLSVHYSDYWADPGKQHKPTAWKDKSVDELEDAIRKHTSDILNALGNEGIIPKWVQIGNETNNGFLWETGKASTNGFENYARFINAGSSAVKSFNATIKTVVHLANADDNELYKWNIGGLIDNGANFDVIAMSLYPDEDNWQIKVENSYANMLDMKTRFNKEVMIAEVGFSSDKPAKAFQFLTYIIEKTKQAKGLGVFYWEPIAHNNWASYGKGAWDSDGSPSLAMDAFKNDGSLKIITDGLEKKLKVFPNPSSNTLKISLKDTPIRQLYIYDMSGKVLLNRKSNKHVDSLDISILKKGIYLLKVNNLSMIKFIKK
- a CDS encoding glycoside hydrolase family 2 TIM barrel-domain containing protein, whose protein sequence is MKNEIAIHRKPFFLTLLIVSFLGCDSTESDYFVPKKLNFNSDWEFFKVDNLQDTIFSNLNKQPREWQKVTIPHTVSLEPKVIEKDQWQGVSWYRKKFTVNDNYKNKHVSLYFEAAMQVAEVWLNNKKLTTHKGGYLPFYIPISSVILFGQENEIVIRLTNKDNSQIPPGKPIKELDFNIYSGIYRSVHLIIKNKLHITHAIESDIIGAGGVFINTISASEKEATISVTSTVLNGTNNAEKVAVRYEIFRKSDTFKIKDFTTKTYRINKQLQFVFSDTLKIENPNLWSPENPALYTIKATVFNTKNRYDYSDETFGIRTIKFTSEGFILNGKKYKIRGTNRHQEYPYLGYAISDNAQYRDAFKIKKAGFNFVRLSHYPHSESFMNACNSLGLLVMDAIPGWQFFGDTVFQENCFSDVRQMIRRDRNHPSVILWEASLNESAMTHTFIDKANAIVHEEFPGNQTYSCGWMEYGYDVFIPARQHAKAPNYWKGYKSRKPLLIAEYGDWEYYAQNAGFNQTSYSNLKANERTSRQLRGDGQVRLAQQALNYQESHNDNLLNTAAGDANWLMFDYNRGYAPDIESSGIMDIFRLPKFSYYFYKSQNDFERDAAELYIANYWNNPKFNTVKVYSNCSEVSLWLNDTLIRTQKPDDNLISKNLTYPPFTFKNIPYSPGTLVAKGYLNGEKVKEFVRKTPKKATKIKLSIDESGIPLQKNNNDVVFVYAKITDSDGTYHPEATDKITFWVSGDATLIGDNPIKAEAGIASVLLKVNPTNKNLKIYASSENLERDSLLIKLD
- the rimM gene encoding ribosome maturation factor RimM (Essential for efficient processing of 16S rRNA) → MRKEDCFYLGKIVTKYSFKGEVVVKLDTDEPELYTEMESVYVEFGADLVPFFIEKSSLHKGNQLRVQFEDVYSEEEADSILKCGVYLPLEMLPKLTGDKFYYHEVIGFKVIDAKFGEVGTIVHINDKAAQPLFEIDRDGNEIFIPMVDNFIKKVDRTHKTISVETPEGLIELYLT
- a CDS encoding 30S ribosomal protein S16 — encoded protein: MSVKIRLQRHGKKGKPFYWVVAADARAKRDGKYLEKIGTYNPNVNPAEINLDVDSAVKWLQNGAQPTPTAKNILSYKGAMLKNHLAGGVRKGALTQEQADAKFAAWLEEKAAKISDKEAGLTKAQSDAKAAALAAEKAVNEARIEAAKPVVEEVAEEAAPEVEAAAEEAPETIDEAQEKAAE